The following coding sequences lie in one Buchnera aphidicola (Stegophylla sp.) genomic window:
- the rplY gene encoding 50S ribosomal protein L25, with amino-acid sequence MFLIHGNIRINQGTCYSRRLRRLHNKIPCVMYGNQQPVIYIELDHDLVFNMQRDSKFYNSIIILVVNKLKYTVIVKEVQRHCFKLKLLHIDFYIKSVMI; translated from the coding sequence ATGTTTTTAATACATGGAAATATTCGTATCAATCAAGGAACATGTTATAGTAGACGATTAAGAAGATTACATAATAAGATTCCATGTGTTATGTATGGTAATCAACAACCAGTTATTTATATTGAATTGGATCATGATTTAGTTTTTAATATGCAAAGAGATTCTAAATTTTATAATAGTATAATTATTTTAGTAGTTAATAAATTGAAATATACAGTTATTGTTAAAGAAGTACAACGTCATTGTTTTAAATTAAAATTACTACATATTGATTTTTATATTAAATCCGTTATGATATAA